Proteins from a genomic interval of Candidatus Omnitrophota bacterium:
- a CDS encoding 30S ribosomal protein S12 — MPTTNQLIKSGRESFKKAKKNRALQRCPQRRGVCVKVYTTTPKKPNSALRKVARVKLTNGMEVTAYIPGIGHNLQEHSIVMIRGGRVKDLPGVRYHLVRGVLDAAGTDGRKKSRSKYGTKRGKKE; from the coding sequence ATGCCGACGACTAATCAGCTGATAAAGAGCGGAAGAGAGAGCTTTAAAAAGGCCAAGAAAAACAGGGCTCTTCAAAGATGTCCGCAGAGAAGGGGCGTGTGCGTTAAAGTCTATACCACCACACCCAAGAAGCCGAATTCGGCTCTCAGAAAAGTGGCCAGGGTGAAGCTCACAAACGGTATGGAAGTAACGGCGTATATCCCGGGCATAGGGCATAATCTCCAGGAACATTCCATAGTCATGATAAGGGGCGGCAGGGTTAAAGATCTCCCGGGCGTGAGATATCATCTTGTCAGGGGAGTGCTCGATGCGGCGGGAACCGACGGCAGAAAGAAGTCCAGATCCAAATACGGCACGAAAAGAGGTAAGAAAGAATGA
- a CDS encoding 8-oxoguanine deaminase, with protein sequence MNKILIKNIFLCACMDDDSRELKDCDILIEGNRIKSIGKNIQEPADTIIDGRYKIALPGFVNTHHHFYQTLTRVLPQVSDAKLFDWLIYLYRIWEHLSPEWVEVSTKLAVGELFLSGCTTSLDHYYVFPQRSENLIDIEIDTARSLGVRFHPTRGSMSLSVKDGGLPPDSVVQKDEEILKDTERLIKKYHDYNDFAMTRIVNAPCSPFSVSTGIMKESIKFARKHKILSHTHLAETVDEENFCKEKFGDTPVKYMERVGWLGEDVLFAHCVHLSNDDMKLLGGTKSCVAHCPTSNLRLGSGIAPIRTLMENGATVSIGVDGSASNDSSNMLLEIRNAMMVARVRTGVESMPARDAFYMATRGGAKALGRSDIGELAPGKAADIALFNCRDISFGGTGDALAALLFCGRDFTASDVICDGKIVVKNKQLQVFDEKEIWDEAGKIFRRDIAPNL encoded by the coding sequence ATGAATAAAATACTTATAAAGAACATTTTCCTGTGCGCCTGTATGGACGACGACTCCCGGGAACTTAAAGACTGCGATATACTGATAGAAGGCAACAGAATAAAGAGCATCGGGAAAAATATACAGGAGCCGGCGGACACAATCATCGACGGCAGATATAAAATAGCTCTTCCGGGATTTGTGAACACGCATCATCATTTCTACCAGACCTTGACCAGGGTACTGCCGCAGGTTTCGGACGCCAAGCTCTTTGACTGGCTGATATATCTTTACCGTATATGGGAACACCTCAGTCCCGAATGGGTGGAGGTATCAACAAAACTCGCCGTAGGGGAACTTTTCCTTTCGGGCTGCACCACCTCCCTGGATCATTATTATGTCTTCCCGCAAAGAAGTGAAAATCTGATAGATATTGAGATCGACACCGCGCGGTCACTCGGAGTGAGATTCCACCCGACAAGAGGCTCCATGTCGCTTTCGGTCAAAGACGGGGGCCTGCCGCCGGATTCAGTGGTACAGAAAGACGAAGAAATACTCAAAGACACCGAGCGGCTGATAAAAAAATATCACGATTATAACGACTTCGCTATGACAAGGATAGTGAACGCCCCCTGCTCTCCCTTTTCGGTTTCAACCGGCATTATGAAGGAAAGTATCAAATTCGCCCGTAAGCATAAGATACTCTCCCACACTCATCTGGCCGAGACTGTTGATGAAGAAAATTTCTGCAAGGAAAAATTCGGCGACACCCCCGTCAAATATATGGAACGGGTCGGCTGGCTGGGCGAGGATGTCCTTTTTGCCCACTGTGTGCATTTAAGTAATGACGATATGAAACTTCTGGGCGGCACGAAATCCTGCGTGGCGCACTGCCCGACTTCAAACCTGCGTCTCGGAAGCGGCATAGCGCCGATAAGAACGCTGATGGAAAACGGCGCCACCGTATCCATAGGCGTTGACGGTTCCGCGTCCAATGATTCCTCCAATATGCTGCTGGAGATCAGGAACGCCATGATGGTGGCCAGGGTCCGGACCGGCGTGGAATCAATGCCTGCGAGGGACGCTTTTTATATGGCAACCAGAGGCGGAGCCAAAGCCCTCGGGCGAAGCGATATAGGCGAACTCGCTCCGGGTAAGGCCGCCGACATAGCCCTGTTCAACTGCCGTGATATTTCTTTCGGAGGGACAGGCGATGCGCTCGCGGCACTTCTTTTCTGCGGCAGGGATTTCACCGCAAGCGACGTTATCTGCGACGGAAAGATAGTTGTGAAAAATAAACAATTACAGGTTTTTGACGAAAAGGAGATATGGGATGAAGCTGGAAAAATTTTTAGAAGAGATATCGCCCCTAATCTCTGA
- a CDS encoding GGDEF domain-containing protein: protein MDKKENIEGFEEEALEILSEDDSPEKKLLGPELDAIAREEKFFSHIIHYLTGLRTEEEEARVLWSAILDHKYLMSEKLARNVGFRVAALDYFLNIDRRLKRVNFVEINKMKKIWFEASYDSLTRVFRKNVMDYWFLRMKEEAGGKKLAVIFFDVDGFKKYNDRLGHLAGDAALYEIARVMRKFSEKVFRFGGDEFVIMAQMGLAEARELAAKITKKIRASTQALEKAESSIGISFGAAVYPDDGASLKELLNAADKRLYKKKSERKKASVKKPLNNVKKSHPDRRR from the coding sequence ATGGATAAAAAAGAAAACATAGAGGGTTTTGAGGAAGAGGCGCTGGAGATCCTTTCGGAGGACGATTCGCCCGAGAAAAAGCTTCTGGGGCCGGAGCTGGATGCCATAGCGAGGGAAGAGAAATTCTTTTCCCACATAATACATTATCTCACGGGCCTGCGCACGGAAGAGGAAGAGGCCAGGGTGCTCTGGAGCGCCATACTGGATCACAAATACCTGATGAGCGAAAAACTCGCCAGGAATGTGGGATTTCGCGTTGCCGCGCTGGATTATTTCCTTAATATAGACAGGCGGCTGAAAAGAGTCAATTTCGTCGAGATCAACAAAATGAAGAAGATCTGGTTTGAGGCCTCTTATGATTCGCTGACGCGGGTTTTCAGAAAAAATGTGATGGACTACTGGTTTCTCCGTATGAAGGAAGAGGCCGGCGGGAAAAAACTTGCGGTCATTTTTTTTGATGTGGACGGATTCAAGAAATACAATGACAGGCTGGGCCATCTTGCCGGCGACGCGGCGCTCTATGAGATCGCCAGGGTCATGCGAAAATTTTCGGAAAAGGTATTCAGGTTCGGCGGCGACGAGTTTGTGATCATGGCTCAGATGGGCCTTGCCGAAGCGCGGGAGCTGGCGGCGAAAATCACAAAAAAGATACGCGCTTCCACCCAGGCTCTTGAAAAAGCGGAAAGCTCAATAGGCATATCTTTCGGCGCGGCCGTTTATCCGGATGACGGCGCTTCTCTGAAAGAACTGCTCAATGCCGCTGACAAGAGGCTTTATAAGAAAAAAAGCGAGCGTAAAAAAGCGAGCGTAAAAAAGCCGCTAAATAATGTCAAAAAGAGTCATCCTGATCGCCGAAGATGA
- a CDS encoding DUF1573 domain-containing protein yields MRYGNIAQKTQTDPLRALLLQVHIKRLKRIFTNPPANKLTLRVLFTGVFFLLFLSPARAIKFDSISWEAGKIDLTRQIEKKVTVINDAQESVELLTRVSCECVSVYPKTFSLLPGESATLRIIFNPEGEEGAVRHSVYFETSAGDFINYFISVDVEPGFDIYFFYDENCAKCGRIIRELEKLESEYSFRLRKLLISERRNFEFMAQLEKNLDVKKDRFPVLAVGGVLLAGSDEIISGAEAALAQFSSYPPDTIVFDTNAGRAAILDKYGKLKFLPVAAAALIDGVNPCAFAGIIFLISYMSFVMKKPKREIIVFGAGYCFGVGVLYFLFGLGLLEIARELALMKAAGRVFYFLMAALTFVLAVLSVRDAVVFRQGGEAALKVPDAVRDRMRRVSSKMLGRGTTFLYAFLIGGIVSSFEFVCTGQIYLPTIAYVVSATTYRAQAVFSLFLYSVLFTLPLLAVFVFVFAGMSSVGMITFLKKHVVAAKLLNAFLFGSFAAYLFFFAMGG; encoded by the coding sequence GTGCGGTATGGCAATATCGCTCAAAAGACTCAAACTGATCCCTTACGCGCGCTTCTGCTACAGGTGCATATCAAACGACTGAAAAGGATATTCACAAATCCCCCCGCGAATAAATTGACCCTGCGGGTACTTTTTACGGGGGTGTTTTTTCTGCTGTTCTTATCTCCCGCGCGGGCTATAAAATTTGACAGCATATCGTGGGAAGCCGGAAAAATAGATCTCACCCGTCAAATTGAAAAAAAAGTGACGGTGATAAATGACGCGCAGGAAAGCGTTGAGCTGCTGACCCGGGTTTCCTGCGAGTGCGTTAGCGTTTATCCGAAGACATTTTCCCTCCTTCCCGGCGAGTCGGCGACGCTTCGGATAATATTCAATCCCGAAGGCGAAGAAGGGGCGGTCCGCCACAGCGTGTATTTTGAGACGAGCGCCGGGGATTTCATCAATTACTTCATCAGCGTAGATGTGGAGCCGGGTTTTGATATCTATTTTTTTTATGACGAGAATTGCGCCAAATGCGGCCGGATCATCAGGGAACTTGAGAAGCTCGAAAGCGAATATTCTTTCCGTCTCAGGAAACTGCTTATATCGGAACGGCGGAACTTTGAATTTATGGCCCAGCTTGAAAAAAACTTGGATGTCAAAAAAGACAGATTTCCTGTACTCGCTGTCGGCGGAGTTCTTCTCGCCGGCTCGGATGAAATAATTTCCGGAGCCGAAGCGGCTCTCGCTCAATTCAGCAGTTATCCGCCTGATACGATTGTGTTTGACACGAATGCCGGCCGGGCGGCGATCCTGGACAAATACGGCAAATTGAAGTTTCTTCCGGTGGCGGCAGCGGCTCTTATCGACGGGGTGAACCCCTGCGCTTTCGCGGGAATAATTTTTCTGATCTCCTATATGAGCTTTGTGATGAAAAAGCCGAAAAGGGAAATTATTGTTTTCGGCGCCGGATATTGCTTTGGTGTCGGAGTCCTGTATTTTCTCTTCGGCCTGGGTCTGCTTGAGATCGCTAGAGAACTGGCGCTTATGAAAGCGGCCGGCAGGGTGTTTTATTTTTTAATGGCCGCGCTGACCTTTGTTCTGGCGGTTTTGAGCGTCCGGGATGCCGTTGTTTTTCGCCAGGGCGGCGAAGCGGCTCTTAAGGTGCCGGACGCCGTCAGGGATCGGATGCGCAGGGTCAGTTCGAAGATGCTCGGCCGGGGGACGACTTTTCTCTACGCTTTTTTGATAGGGGGCATTGTTTCATCTTTTGAGTTTGTTTGCACGGGGCAGATATATCTGCCGACAATAGCCTATGTGGTGTCAGCCACAACCTATCGCGCTCAGGCGGTGTTCTCGCTTTTTCTTTACTCGGTTCTTTTTACGCTGCCGCTGCTGGCTGTTTTTGTTTTTGTTTTCGCAGGGATGTCGTCCGTCGGTATGATAACTTTTCTCAAAAAGCATGTTGTCGCGGCGAAACTTTTGAACGCTTTTCTTTTCGGGTCTTTCGCGGCCTATCTTTTCTTTTTCGCGATGGGCGGATAA
- the queF gene encoding NADPH-dependent 7-cyano-7-deazaguanine reductase QueF — translation MRSPENKSYKDCSKSGIAAKLPAIDVWRNTYKKYEIVIEYPEFNTICPLAGLPDLGTLVIRYVPDKYCIEMKSLKLYLIAYRNLGIFQENAVNKVLGDIVKYVKPKTATVEAMFNARGGMSSKITAKYPR, via the coding sequence ATGAGATCTCCTGAAAACAAATCTTACAAAGACTGCTCTAAAAGCGGCATAGCCGCTAAACTGCCCGCTATTGATGTGTGGCGGAACACTTATAAAAAATACGAGATCGTCATAGAATATCCCGAGTTCAACACGATATGCCCTCTGGCGGGCCTGCCCGATCTTGGAACCCTTGTAATACGCTATGTACCGGACAAATACTGTATTGAGATGAAATCTCTGAAACTCTATCTCATCGCCTACCGGAACCTGGGAATTTTCCAGGAAAACGCCGTCAACAAAGTGCTGGGAGATATCGTCAAATATGTAAAACCAAAAACCGCGACGGTTGAAGCCATGTTCAACGCCCGTGGAGGCATGTCCTCAAAAATCACGGCGAAATACCCCCGCTGA
- a CDS encoding response regulator, whose protein sequence is MSKRVILIAEDEPYIREVLKAMVNELGDFNILEAANAGELADLARKVRPDLIITDVIMPDEDAYHALAELKKDPEFKDIPVIFESALMSDRAVFETMAPPGPAVFLVKPFKFDEFTEAFKKMLPPAND, encoded by the coding sequence ATGTCAAAAAGAGTCATCCTGATCGCCGAAGATGAGCCTTATATCAGGGAAGTGCTCAAGGCCATGGTCAACGAGCTGGGGGATTTTAATATCCTTGAGGCCGCCAACGCGGGGGAACTCGCGGATCTTGCGCGCAAAGTCCGGCCGGACCTTATAATAACGGATGTGATAATGCCGGATGAGGACGCGTATCACGCGCTGGCGGAACTCAAAAAAGACCCTGAGTTTAAAGACATTCCCGTCATATTCGAATCGGCCCTTATGAGCGACAGGGCTGTTTTTGAGACGATGGCGCCCCCCGGCCCGGCCGTGTTTCTGGTGAAACCGTTTAAATTTGACGAGTTCACCGAGGCCTTTAAAAAAATGCTCCCTCCCGCAAATGACTGA
- a CDS encoding flavodoxin family protein — protein sequence MKLEKFLEEISPLISDKDTLAVNASPRETGNCRKMAALINKDIPGSSAMNLKDFDIKPCTGCLKCAAGPCALSDDFGKFINLIRNRQALIIISPVFFTAVPAQLKALIDRCQAYWSNNIKPVKNCDGYFVLIGEQSKDYLDCASRPVRACFNTLGITHRGSYYILNNEIS from the coding sequence ATGAAGCTGGAAAAATTTTTAGAAGAGATATCGCCCCTAATCTCTGATAAGGACACCCTCGCCGTCAACGCCAGTCCCCGCGAGACGGGAAACTGCAGAAAAATGGCCGCTCTGATAAATAAAGACATCCCCGGAAGTTCCGCCATGAACCTCAAAGATTTTGACATAAAGCCCTGCACGGGATGCCTCAAATGCGCGGCGGGCCCTTGTGCCCTGAGCGATGATTTCGGTAAATTCATCAACCTGATCAGAAACAGGCAGGCATTGATAATCATAAGCCCCGTGTTCTTCACCGCCGTCCCCGCACAGCTCAAGGCTCTTATAGACCGCTGTCAGGCTTACTGGTCAAACAATATAAAGCCCGTTAAAAACTGCGACGGCTATTTCGTCCTCATCGGCGAACAGTCAAAAGATTATCTTGACTGCGCCTCAAGGCCGGTGAGAGCTTGTTTTAATACGCTCGGCATCACTCACCGGGGCAGCTATTACATCCTCAACAATGAGATCTCCTGA
- a CDS encoding aminotransferase class I/II-fold pyridoxal phosphate-dependent enzyme, which translates to MATGEITFLAAMKKYIATEKHSFHTPGHKAGRAFDAQFRNHIKNNLFSLDITATPFVDSIHNPSGPLLETARRISDLYEVKKSFLLVNGSTTGNLAAFISLFRDGDSVLISRNSHKSVIGACILSGVYPVWMNPRILKNGITCEVNSEEVEKYLNSYPEVKGVFVTSPTYHGIITDIENIAKVCRKHKKLLIVDEAWGPHLFFSEDKTLSAVNYADCVIHSFHKILPVFSQGSVMHICSGNINVETVVKAVSLLTTTSPFYPMLMTLDYCSLMLKRKGLKMVEKMLALGNLAISNIRKMPLGYAMDSSDLPEGYRMDTSKVTIDFRDRGLTGFFIQKHLMKAGIGIDCANPLNVIATLGLGNTRGDISALTAALKNLPQKRPIKFTGFRFPETPAEIVLTPREVYTRYQKKKIPLDESEGQICAETIAPYPPGIPVLLPGERITAEVIEYLEMIDRFKWSVFRSGKKTKNKLESISVIEV; encoded by the coding sequence ATGGCCACAGGAGAGATCACTTTTTTAGCCGCGATGAAAAAGTACATCGCGACTGAAAAACATTCGTTCCACACTCCCGGACACAAGGCGGGCAGGGCTTTTGACGCGCAATTCCGGAATCACATAAAAAACAATCTGTTTTCGCTTGATATAACGGCGACGCCTTTTGTGGATTCAATACACAATCCGTCGGGCCCGCTGCTTGAAACCGCGCGCCGGATCAGCGATCTCTATGAGGTGAAAAAAAGTTTTCTGCTCGTCAATGGTTCCACCACGGGGAATCTCGCCGCGTTCATATCCCTTTTTCGCGACGGCGACTCGGTGCTCATATCCCGCAACAGCCATAAATCCGTCATAGGCGCCTGCATACTTTCAGGGGTGTATCCGGTCTGGATGAATCCCAGGATCCTTAAAAACGGCATCACCTGCGAGGTTAATTCGGAGGAGGTGGAAAAATATCTCAATTCGTATCCGGAGGTGAAGGGCGTGTTCGTCACCTCCCCTACATATCACGGCATTATCACGGATATAGAAAACATAGCGAAGGTGTGCAGAAAGCATAAAAAACTCCTTATTGTGGATGAGGCGTGGGGGCCGCATCTTTTTTTCAGTGAGGATAAAACTCTTTCGGCCGTTAATTACGCCGATTGCGTCATACACAGTTTCCATAAGATACTGCCTGTTTTTTCACAGGGTTCCGTCATGCATATCTGCTCGGGTAATATCAATGTGGAAACCGTTGTAAAAGCTGTTTCGCTTCTAACCACGACCTCGCCTTTCTATCCCATGCTCATGACTCTGGATTACTGTTCGCTGATGCTGAAGCGCAAAGGCCTGAAAATGGTGGAGAAGATGCTCGCGCTGGGCAATCTTGCCATATCGAACATAAGGAAGATGCCCCTGGGTTACGCCATGGATTCTTCCGATCTGCCGGAAGGATACAGAATGGACACGAGCAAGGTGACGATTGATTTCAGGGATCGGGGGCTGACGGGTTTTTTTATTCAGAAACATCTTATGAAAGCGGGCATAGGAATAGATTGCGCGAATCCCCTCAATGTGATAGCGACACTGGGGTTGGGCAATACAAGAGGAGATATATCAGCGCTGACAGCGGCTCTCAAAAACCTGCCTCAGAAAAGGCCGATCAAGTTCACGGGTTTCCGTTTCCCCGAAACGCCCGCCGAAATTGTTTTGACTCCGCGCGAGGTGTATACGCGTTACCAGAAAAAAAAGATACCCCTTGACGAGTCGGAAGGCCAGATATGCGCCGAGACCATCGCCCCCTATCCCCCCGGCATACCGGTGCTCCTGCCGGGAGAAAGGATCACCGCGGAAGTCATAGAATACCTTGAAATGATAGACCGCTTCAAATGGTCGGTTTTCAGGTCTGGAAAAAAGACCAAAAATAAGTTAGAATCGATCTCGGTTATAGAAGTGTGA
- a CDS encoding redoxin domain-containing protein yields MLNVVKSLPVRQSGLPAGKAGGSAVKKILAACALLLLSNSLSAFQEGENMPNFGLPASDGNFYMLSGLLENASALVFSFFDSNCAPCRKELPSLLATEKKYAADKGVRFFMVSVGEDRETVKKCIKEWGITQPVLYDESADLAKQCSVVTGSFKNIPRTFVTDRNGRVTKIFKGYQEGLVKVLSMEIDKAASASTGTVKTIRILYTNSANGIIESCDCPTNPYGGLVRRLTFFQKIAAPDIKISAGDFFSPNNEQIKNRYVAGIMAKLDYDAVCVGDQEFRAGAEAFQSILSEHELPIVNANMQLCDEKSCSVFGKPYIIKEVKGVKIGITGVTSESCFLFYPQKIKERLKITAPPREALAEIVPIMREKCDYVFALVHAGEKEVEEIAAAVKGIDVIFSGHTQTLTCKKGKPLIVQAGAAARYVGELTMRLSGGSAEYENKFFPLTEDIVRDAWGLSLNEKYLIEYKKSLEKFKQ; encoded by the coding sequence ATGTTGAATGTGGTGAAATCCCTGCCTGTCCGGCAGTCAGGCCTGCCCGCCGGCAAGGCAGGCGGAAGCGCTGTGAAAAAAATACTTGCGGCCTGCGCGTTGCTGCTGCTGAGCAATTCCCTTTCCGCTTTTCAGGAAGGTGAGAACATGCCTAATTTCGGTCTGCCCGCCTCGGACGGAAATTTTTACATGCTGTCAGGTCTTCTGGAGAATGCTTCCGCGCTCGTATTTTCTTTCTTTGATTCCAACTGCGCCCCCTGCCGGAAAGAACTGCCCTCGCTCCTGGCGACGGAGAAAAAGTATGCCGCCGATAAAGGCGTGAGATTTTTCATGGTTTCTGTCGGGGAAGACAGGGAGACGGTCAAAAAATGTATAAAGGAATGGGGGATCACCCAGCCTGTGCTCTATGATGAATCGGCGGATCTGGCGAAACAGTGTTCCGTAGTTACGGGGTCCTTCAAGAACATTCCCCGCACATTTGTCACGGATAGAAACGGCAGGGTGACAAAAATATTCAAGGGTTATCAGGAAGGCCTGGTGAAAGTGCTGTCCATGGAAATAGATAAAGCCGCTTCGGCGTCAACCGGCACGGTGAAAACGATAAGGATACTTTACACGAACAGCGCCAACGGCATCATAGAATCCTGCGATTGCCCGACCAATCCCTACGGGGGGCTGGTGAGGAGGCTGACTTTTTTTCAAAAGATAGCCGCTCCCGATATTAAGATTTCGGCGGGGGACTTTTTTTCTCCCAATAACGAACAGATAAAAAACCGCTATGTGGCCGGGATAATGGCCAAACTGGATTATGACGCCGTGTGCGTGGGCGATCAGGAATTCCGCGCGGGGGCGGAGGCTTTTCAAAGTATTTTGTCAGAACATGAACTGCCCATTGTGAATGCCAATATGCAGCTCTGCGATGAAAAAAGCTGCTCGGTGTTCGGCAAACCCTACATAATCAAAGAAGTGAAGGGCGTGAAAATAGGGATAACGGGCGTTACTTCGGAATCCTGTTTTCTGTTTTACCCGCAAAAAATAAAAGAGCGCCTGAAGATCACAGCGCCGCCGAGGGAAGCGCTCGCCGAAATCGTCCCTATAATGCGGGAAAAATGCGATTATGTTTTCGCGCTGGTGCACGCCGGAGAAAAAGAGGTGGAGGAGATCGCCGCCGCGGTTAAGGGGATAGACGTTATTTTTTCCGGGCACACCCAGACTCTGACCTGTAAGAAGGGCAAGCCGCTCATCGTGCAGGCGGGCGCCGCCGCCCGCTATGTGGGGGAGCTGACAATGCGTCTATCCGGAGGGAGCGCCGAATATGAAAACAAATTTTTTCCTCTCACCGAGGATATAGTCAGGGACGCATGGGGGCTTTCCCTCAATGAAAAATATTTAATAGAATACAAAAAGAGTTTAGAAAAGTTTAAGCAATGA
- the rpsG gene encoding 30S ribosomal protein S7: MSRKKIKIHTSRRRLPDIKYGSLMITLFINNIMKEGKKNAAMRIMYGALDEASKQLKVPQKDLLDKAVTNLRPQVEVKSRRVGGATYQIPQPVTDERGQDLAMRWILEAARKRKGAPMHKKLAMELIDAYKGEGSVMKKRENVHKMAEANKAFAHYRY; the protein is encoded by the coding sequence ATGAGCAGGAAAAAAATAAAAATCCACACATCCAGAAGACGGCTTCCGGACATCAAATACGGCAGCCTTATGATAACGCTGTTTATAAATAACATAATGAAAGAGGGTAAGAAAAACGCGGCTATGAGAATAATGTATGGTGCCCTGGATGAGGCGTCCAAACAGCTCAAGGTGCCGCAGAAAGATCTTCTTGACAAGGCGGTGACCAATCTCCGCCCGCAGGTCGAGGTCAAATCGCGGCGCGTTGGCGGCGCGACATATCAGATCCCGCAGCCCGTGACCGACGAAAGAGGGCAGGATCTGGCGATGCGCTGGATACTAGAGGCGGCCAGAAAGAGGAAGGGCGCCCCGATGCATAAGAAACTGGCGATGGAGCTCATAGACGCTTATAAGGGTGAGGGCTCCGTCATGAAAAAAAGAGAAAACGTTCATAAAATGGCGGAGGCCAATAAGGCTTTTGCTCATTACAGATATTGA
- a CDS encoding MBL fold metallo-hydrolase, giving the protein MYQYKKIFGAVFAAIALSANVFAEEQPVKKNVLSVTYIDVGQGDSILIETPEGKNILIDAGNGPTEWSSFDAGAGIVVPFLKKLGIKKLDYVIMSHPHNDHIGGLPSVLKAIPVDTFVDPGFQYSSYVYENLLELVEEKGCKYVEARAGDKIKLDKYCYFKVFNPPRDRYFRGGSEPNENSLVLKLVYKDVSFLFTGDGEKQTERFMVQNFKKELLCTVLKVSHHGSTSSTTQEFMDWAGPLYAVICVGSKNRFGHPKKATLKRLQDYGCKIFRTDRDGSIRITTDGKRYSTELLKESKKSGQKSNE; this is encoded by the coding sequence ATGTATCAATATAAAAAAATCTTCGGCGCTGTTTTTGCCGCCATAGCGCTCTCGGCAAATGTTTTCGCGGAAGAGCAGCCTGTGAAAAAAAATGTTCTTTCCGTCACTTATATAGATGTCGGCCAGGGAGACAGCATCCTCATTGAGACGCCGGAGGGGAAAAACATCCTCATTGACGCGGGAAACGGCCCCACGGAATGGAGCAGTTTTGACGCCGGAGCAGGCATTGTCGTGCCCTTCCTGAAAAAACTCGGGATCAAAAAACTGGACTATGTGATCATGTCTCACCCCCATAACGATCACATAGGCGGACTCCCGTCGGTACTGAAAGCTATACCGGTAGATACTTTTGTAGATCCCGGTTTTCAGTACAGTTCATATGTTTATGAAAATCTGCTTGAACTCGTGGAAGAAAAAGGATGCAAATATGTGGAGGCGCGCGCGGGTGACAAGATCAAGCTCGACAAATACTGCTATTTCAAAGTGTTCAATCCTCCCCGCGACAGATATTTCAGGGGCGGCTCCGAACCAAACGAAAATTCGCTGGTGCTGAAACTTGTCTATAAGGATGTATCCTTCCTTTTTACAGGAGACGGTGAAAAACAAACCGAAAGATTTATGGTGCAGAATTTCAAAAAAGAGCTCCTGTGCACGGTTCTGAAAGTGTCGCATCACGGCTCCACGTCTTCAACGACGCAGGAATTCATGGACTGGGCTGGGCCGCTTTACGCGGTTATATGCGTGGGGTCCAAAAACCGCTTCGGCCATCCGAAAAAAGCGACTTTGAAAAGACTGCAGGATTACGGCTGTAAAATATTCAGGACAGACCGTGACGGGAGCATACGCATTACCACTGACGGAAAAAGATACAGCACCGAGCTCCTGAAAGAAAGCAAAAAAAGCGGACAGAAGAGCAATGAATAA
- a CDS encoding TraR/DksA family transcriptional regulator → MKKIKKKKPAPAKKPVAKLSPAKRSVCRGGSASGGKKKSAAVKKEAVKKIKQPSPKEKALRHKHLTVIVSQLKEEKLFVQERVEKAKRDEWMGSVNDEIDNAVASAERDILFERVDRLIQRLDEIDNALKKAQLKNFGICETCGMAISLKRLKLIPYARFCYRCISND, encoded by the coding sequence ATGAAAAAAATCAAAAAGAAAAAGCCGGCCCCGGCGAAGAAACCCGTTGCGAAGCTGAGCCCTGCGAAGCGCTCCGTCTGCCGTGGCGGATCTGCCTCTGGCGGAAAAAAGAAATCAGCGGCTGTAAAAAAGGAGGCTGTTAAAAAGATCAAACAGCCCTCGCCCAAAGAAAAGGCGCTGAGGCACAAGCATCTCACCGTAATAGTGTCGCAGCTGAAAGAGGAAAAACTGTTCGTGCAGGAGCGTGTCGAGAAAGCCAAGCGTGACGAGTGGATGGGCTCGGTCAATGATGAGATAGACAATGCCGTGGCCTCCGCCGAAAGGGACATACTTTTTGAAAGGGTGGACAGGCTCATCCAGCGGCTGGACGAAATTGATAACGCTCTGAAAAAAGCGCAGCTTAAAAACTTCGGCATTTGTGAAACGTGCGGTATGGCAATATCGCTCAAAAGACTCAAACTGATCCCTTACGCGCGCTTCTGCTACAGGTGCATATCAAACGACTGA